Proteins co-encoded in one Gehongia tenuis genomic window:
- the srtB gene encoding class B sortase: MRDTEPKKQTHKKGITWLLNLLVILCLLGALICGYLYFKDLNEVKEGEAEYEKVDQYVVETTPPAAENDVEIVPEPWRIAIDFDTLLSENSDACGWIYIPETPVSYPVVQGRDNDEYLYKSIYGNYSVCGSIFADYRNALLPRLADSNTVLYGHNMGGNRTSMFSSLLEYKEKSYYDAHSLLQFDTTAGTGTWTIFAAFNYDVSVKDDFSYIQTQFADEAAFDSFVSEAKSRTPYDTGVKVQYGDRILTLSTCDRSYNGANGRYVVMAVLTGGTL, encoded by the coding sequence GTGAGGGATACGGAACCAAAGAAACAGACCCATAAAAAGGGCATCACCTGGCTGCTGAATCTTTTGGTGATTCTATGTCTGCTGGGCGCGTTGATCTGCGGCTACCTCTATTTTAAGGATCTGAATGAGGTCAAAGAGGGCGAAGCGGAGTATGAGAAAGTGGATCAGTATGTGGTGGAGACAACGCCGCCCGCTGCAGAGAACGACGTGGAAATTGTTCCGGAACCCTGGCGGATTGCCATCGACTTTGATACCCTGCTTTCGGAGAACTCCGATGCCTGCGGCTGGATTTACATTCCGGAAACGCCGGTCAGCTATCCTGTGGTTCAGGGCAGGGACAACGACGAGTATCTCTACAAAAGCATCTATGGAAACTATTCCGTGTGCGGCAGCATCTTTGCCGATTATCGAAACGCCTTGTTGCCCCGTCTCGCGGACAGCAACACGGTGCTGTACGGACATAACATGGGCGGCAACCGTACGAGCATGTTCTCCAGCCTCCTTGAGTACAAGGAAAAGAGCTATTACGATGCCCATTCCCTGTTGCAATTTGATACGACGGCAGGTACGGGGACTTGGACCATCTTTGCCGCATTCAACTATGATGTTTCGGTAAAGGATGATTTCAGCTATATCCAAACTCAGTTTGCGGATGAGGCGGCCTTTGACAGCTTTGTTTCGGAGGCGAAAAGCCGCACGCCCTACGATACCGGCGTTAAGGTCCAATATGGGGATCGGATTTTGACCCTCAGCACCTGCGACCGCAGCTACAACGGCGCCAACGGCCGTTATGTGGTGATGGCGGTGCTTACCGGGGGAACCCTGTAA
- a CDS encoding FeoB-associated Cys-rich membrane protein: MINYILGALIFGGAAFVAYKQIKKLKRGKGCACGCGGCAMRRQCDKSDKL; encoded by the coding sequence ATGATCAATTATATTTTGGGCGCGCTCATTTTCGGCGGCGCCGCCTTTGTCGCCTACAAGCAAATCAAGAAACTGAAGCGGGGCAAGGGCTGCGCCTGCGGCTGCGGCGGTTGTGCAATGCGCAGGCAATGCGATAAGAGCGACAAATTGTAA
- the vanT gene encoding serine racemase VanT catalytic subunit: MRAREGSGGLDAFRVAAALLVVAIHTSPLESVNGTADFVLTRILARVAVPFFLMVTGFFLLPAIRRGKKGVLRHFLVKTAMLYGAAILIYLPVLIYNGYFVNEGQPWLFLRDLLLEGTFYHLWYLPASMLGMLIVVGLMKWFQDRTVLFVAAVLYGVGLLGDSYYGLTQQIPLLSDFYGALFSIIDYTRNGLFYAPIFLCLGLMARDMRIPRSGLGLGAGLALMIMEGLMLHHFAWQRHDSMYLWLPLVMVYLFACLLKVRSPAKPFLRRFSMAVYILHPMAIVLVRGAGKALHLKGLMDISPLYYLAVAGLSVLAAGLYAKIAEKGNDARERAWVEINLRNLYHNVEELKKLLPEGCALMAVVKANAYGHGAVEIARALHKAGITAYATATAEEGVQLRKRGIRGDILVLGYTPASERKKLRKYRLIQTVADSDHARALSGKKPIRAHVAVDTGMHRLGEDYARIDELCTIYLEAGLKVEGLSTHLCAADSTKEEDILFTYRQIERFWQVVKALKARGVEPGKLHFQSTYGLLNYDGTGCAYARVGIALYGVLSSPNGLVRSELDLRPVLSLKGKIGAIREIEEGETLGYGRAYRAKEKMTAAVVTLGYADGIPRGLTGEALVHGRRVPIVGRICMDQLTLDVSGIEDVKAGDVVTLIGRDGEAFISAEEAAAGAGTITNELLSRLGPRLGRVVLS; the protein is encoded by the coding sequence ATGCGGGCTAGGGAGGGCAGCGGCGGTTTGGATGCCTTTCGAGTGGCGGCCGCGCTCCTCGTTGTAGCCATTCATACCTCGCCTCTTGAATCGGTGAACGGAACCGCGGATTTTGTGCTGACCCGGATCCTGGCCCGGGTGGCCGTGCCCTTCTTCTTGATGGTTACGGGCTTTTTTCTGTTGCCGGCAATCCGGCGTGGGAAAAAGGGTGTGCTGCGCCATTTCCTTGTCAAGACGGCTATGCTCTATGGGGCCGCAATCCTGATCTACCTGCCGGTGCTTATTTATAATGGTTATTTTGTAAACGAGGGACAACCCTGGCTGTTTTTGAGGGATCTGCTGCTGGAGGGCACCTTCTATCATCTTTGGTACCTGCCCGCCAGCATGCTGGGCATGTTGATCGTTGTGGGGCTCATGAAGTGGTTCCAGGATCGAACGGTGCTTTTTGTTGCGGCGGTTCTCTATGGGGTGGGTCTTTTGGGGGACAGCTACTATGGTTTGACCCAGCAGATCCCGCTGCTCTCGGATTTCTATGGAGCCCTTTTTTCCATAATTGATTACACAAGAAACGGCCTGTTTTATGCGCCTATTTTCCTGTGTCTGGGATTGATGGCCAGGGACATGAGGATTCCCAGATCCGGCCTTGGACTGGGAGCAGGCTTGGCCCTGATGATCATGGAAGGGCTCATGCTGCACCATTTTGCATGGCAGCGCCATGACAGCATGTATTTATGGCTTCCCCTGGTGATGGTGTATCTGTTCGCCTGCCTTCTCAAAGTGCGAAGTCCTGCAAAACCGTTCCTGAGACGATTTTCCATGGCGGTGTACATTCTGCACCCCATGGCTATCGTGCTGGTGCGGGGTGCAGGTAAGGCGCTGCATCTCAAAGGGCTTATGGATATCAGCCCGCTCTACTACCTTGCTGTTGCGGGGCTGTCCGTTCTGGCAGCGGGACTTTATGCGAAGATCGCCGAAAAGGGGAACGACGCTCGGGAGCGTGCCTGGGTGGAGATCAATCTAAGAAATTTATACCACAATGTGGAGGAACTGAAAAAGCTTCTGCCGGAAGGATGCGCCCTTATGGCGGTGGTGAAGGCGAACGCCTACGGCCATGGCGCGGTGGAAATCGCCCGGGCGCTGCATAAAGCGGGCATAACGGCATACGCTACAGCTACGGCGGAGGAAGGGGTACAGCTGCGGAAAAGGGGCATCCGCGGAGATATCCTGGTTTTAGGCTATACGCCGGCCAGCGAGCGGAAAAAGCTGAGAAAATACCGGCTCATACAGACCGTAGCCGACAGCGACCACGCAAGAGCCCTCTCCGGAAAGAAGCCGATTCGGGCGCATGTGGCTGTGGATACGGGCATGCACCGGCTGGGAGAGGATTATGCCAGGATTGACGAACTTTGCACGATTTACCTTGAAGCCGGACTCAAGGTGGAAGGGCTCAGCACCCATCTATGTGCGGCGGACAGTACCAAGGAGGAAGATATCCTTTTTACCTACCGCCAGATCGAACGTTTCTGGCAGGTGGTAAAGGCGCTGAAGGCGCGAGGCGTGGAGCCCGGAAAGCTCCATTTTCAGAGCACCTACGGTCTTCTCAACTACGATGGCACCGGATGCGCCTATGCCCGGGTTGGAATCGCTCTGTACGGCGTTTTAAGCTCGCCGAATGGTCTGGTAAGGTCCGAGCTGGACCTTCGGCCTGTCCTTAGCTTAAAAGGCAAAATAGGGGCCATCCGCGAGATTGAGGAAGGGGAGACCCTGGGTTATGGCAGAGCCTATCGGGCCAAAGAAAAAATGACAGCGGCGGTGGTGACGCTGGGCTATGCGGATGGAATTCCCCGGGGGCTGACCGGCGAAGCCCTGGTCCATGGCCGGCGGGTGCCCATCGTGGGACGCATCTGTATGGATCAGCTCACTTTGGATGTGTCGGGGATTGAGGACGTGAAGGCTGGAGATGTGGTAACGCTGATTGGCCGGGACGGCGAAGCCTTTATTTCGGCGGAAGAGGCGGCGGCGGGAGCCGGAACCATTACCAACGAACTATTGAGCAGGCTTGGACCGCGTCTCGGCAGGGTGGTCCTATCCTGA
- a CDS encoding LysO family transporter, giving the protein MQWMATLIVCMAAGIGVGIVLMRRRVKKFSADRWIGPLLYGLLFLLGISLGTKLEAIDSVGELALEALALAAASLLGSAGVTFFVIRLLDRKKGRAAHEDDA; this is encoded by the coding sequence ATGCAGTGGATGGCGACGCTGATCGTGTGTATGGCTGCGGGTATCGGCGTGGGCATTGTCTTGATGCGCCGCAGGGTGAAGAAATTCAGTGCCGACCGCTGGATCGGACCGCTGCTTTATGGATTGCTCTTCTTATTGGGCATTTCCCTTGGAACCAAGCTGGAAGCCATTGATTCAGTGGGGGAGCTGGCGCTTGAGGCGCTGGCTCTTGCCGCCGCTTCGCTTCTGGGCAGCGCGGGCGTTACCTTTTTCGTCATCAGGCTTTTGGATCGGAAAAAGGGGAGGGCCGCCCATGAAGATGACGCTTAA
- a CDS encoding ribonuclease J, protein MASKGKKLKIMFLGGLDEIGKNMTAMEYGDDIIVIDSGVRFPEEEMLGIDLVIPDISYLVKNQHKVRGFVITHGHEDHIGAVPYVIRQVNAPIYGSNLALALIENKLKEHRITNAKLNRVKAGDKLQLGSFNIEFIHVNHSINDAFALAIHTRVGTIIHSGDFKVDFTPVHGTEPINLRKFGELGEKGVLALLMESTNVERPGYSLSEQKVGESFRNLFKDAKGRIIVATFSSNVDRIQQIVDAAVMLDRKVFFAGRSVETIYRIATELGVLKIPKGYAGNIDQINNHKDDKIVLVTTGSQGEPMSGLVRMANDEHQKVGIKQGDLVVLSASPIPGNEKGVSRVIDQLFRKGANVIYESLNEVHASGHACREELKLIHTLVQPKYFIPIHGEHRHLMRHAQLAESLGMPKENIFVAENGACIEMNRNFARLGNPIPTGAVLIDGLGVGDVGNVVLRDRQHLSQDGLVAVVMTLSKENRQLISGPDIISRGFVFVKESEELIENAKDVVRDVLAETSGQKMTDWSAIKMSIRTKLRNYFFDQTKRSPMILPIIIEI, encoded by the coding sequence TTGGCTTCAAAAGGAAAAAAACTGAAGATCATGTTCCTGGGCGGTTTGGATGAGATCGGAAAGAATATGACCGCAATGGAATATGGCGATGATATCATCGTGATTGATAGCGGGGTTCGCTTTCCGGAAGAGGAAATGCTGGGAATCGACCTTGTGATCCCGGATATCAGCTATCTGGTGAAAAACCAGCATAAGGTGCGGGGATTCGTAATCACCCACGGCCACGAGGACCATATCGGGGCCGTTCCCTATGTGATTCGTCAGGTGAATGCCCCCATCTATGGTTCCAATCTGGCCCTTGCGCTCATTGAAAACAAGCTCAAGGAACACCGCATCACAAACGCCAAACTGAATCGTGTGAAGGCGGGGGACAAGCTGCAGCTGGGTTCGTTTAACATCGAGTTTATTCACGTAAACCACAGCATCAACGATGCGTTTGCGCTGGCGATCCACACCCGTGTGGGCACGATCATCCACAGCGGCGATTTCAAGGTGGATTTTACACCGGTGCATGGCACCGAGCCCATCAATCTCCGCAAGTTTGGCGAATTGGGCGAGAAGGGCGTGCTAGCCCTGCTGATGGAGAGCACCAATGTGGAGCGGCCGGGGTACTCGCTGTCCGAGCAGAAGGTGGGTGAGTCCTTCCGCAACCTGTTTAAGGATGCCAAGGGAAGGATCATCGTGGCAACCTTCTCTTCCAACGTGGACCGGATTCAGCAGATCGTGGACGCGGCGGTGATGCTGGACCGCAAGGTATTCTTTGCGGGGCGGAGCGTGGAGACCATCTACCGCATCGCCACGGAACTCGGCGTGCTTAAAATTCCCAAGGGATACGCCGGCAATATTGATCAGATCAACAACCACAAGGATGATAAGATAGTGCTGGTTACCACGGGCAGCCAGGGCGAACCCATGAGCGGCCTTGTGCGCATGGCCAATGATGAACACCAAAAGGTGGGCATCAAGCAGGGGGATCTGGTGGTCCTTTCCGCTTCGCCCATTCCCGGCAACGAGAAAGGCGTCAGCCGTGTGATTGACCAGCTCTTCCGCAAAGGCGCCAATGTGATCTATGAATCGCTGAACGAAGTGCATGCGTCCGGACACGCCTGCCGTGAAGAGCTTAAACTGATTCATACGCTGGTGCAGCCCAAATATTTTATCCCCATTCATGGGGAGCACCGCCATTTGATGCGTCATGCACAGCTGGCTGAGTCGCTGGGCATGCCCAAGGAAAATATCTTTGTTGCGGAGAACGGCGCCTGTATTGAGATGAATCGGAATTTTGCCCGGTTGGGCAATCCCATTCCCACCGGCGCGGTCCTGATCGACGGCCTGGGTGTGGGCGATGTAGGCAACGTGGTGCTCCGCGATCGCCAGCATCTTTCCCAGGACGGCCTGGTGGCGGTGGTGATGACCTTGTCCAAGGAGAACCGGCAGCTCATTTCCGGCCCCGATATCATCTCGAGAGGCTTTGTATTTGTCAAAGAATCGGAGGAGCTCATCGAAAATGCCAAGGATGTGGTGAGGGATGTCTTGGCGGAGACCAGCGGACAGAAGATGACCGATTGGTCTGCGATCAAAATGTCCATCCGCACCAAACTGCGCAACTATTTCTTTGATCAAACCAAGCGCAGTCCCATGATTCTGCCGATCATCATTGAGATCTAG
- a CDS encoding lysine exporter LysO family protein yields MKMTLKIVLSIGLGVAAGRLLPLEQYAGLVDDLVSFGISILVFLVGCSIAQSEGTLLAFRKLNFRLLVTPLSVIFGSLLGSLIMGFLFAMAPHESMAVGAGFGWYTLSGVLIGQSDPVLGSVALLANVFREIMAFVLIPVLGTRLPKEVAVSTAGATAMDTTLPVIVKACGVKATLTAVVSGILLSMVVPLLVPLIYGMT; encoded by the coding sequence ATGAAGATGACGCTTAAGATCGTGCTCAGCATAGGCCTTGGCGTGGCTGCCGGCCGGCTTCTCCCCCTTGAGCAATACGCGGGGCTCGTGGATGACCTGGTATCCTTTGGCATCTCAATCCTGGTCTTTTTGGTGGGATGCTCCATTGCCCAAAGCGAGGGCACCCTTCTCGCCTTCCGCAAGCTCAATTTTAGATTGCTGGTTACCCCTCTCTCCGTGATCTTTGGCAGCCTTCTGGGCTCCTTAATCATGGGTTTTCTCTTTGCCATGGCGCCCCATGAATCCATGGCGGTGGGGGCGGGCTTTGGCTGGTACACCCTTTCCGGGGTACTCATTGGACAAAGCGATCCGGTCCTTGGCAGCGTGGCGCTTTTAGCCAATGTTTTCCGTGAAATTATGGCTTTTGTGCTCATCCCCGTTTTGGGAACGAGGCTTCCAAAGGAAGTGGCCGTTTCCACCGCCGGGGCCACGGCTATGGATACCACTCTGCCCGTTATCGTCAAGGCTTGCGGCGTCAAGGCCACTTTGACGGCGGTGGTCAGCGGGATCCTGCTGTCCATGGTGGTGCCGCTATTGGTACCGCTCATTTATGGCATGACTTGA
- the vanG gene encoding D-alanine--D-serine ligase VanG: MLKNIAVLFGGCSTEYEVSLQSASAVLKAINPDKYQVFPLGITREGEWFLYSGPLAGIRENRWWRDEKHLERAVLSPDRHTHGLTAAGREIRLDGVFPVLHGKNGEDGTVQGLAELAGIPVIGCDLLSSALCMDKAFAHEVVERAGIPVPASVVLHEDDWRERLPEIEGMAYPLFIKPSRSGSSIGITRVEEENGLVPAIQEAFIHDNKVLVEAAVKGFEVGCAILGGRELVVGEVDEIELTHGFFNYGEKYTLATSRIHTPARLEKSVRQHIQRMAERIYRILGCSGFARVDLFWTGKEAVFNEVNTIPGCTEHSRYPAMMKAVGLDFPAMIEKLIAVSLEESHAG, from the coding sequence ATGTTGAAAAACATTGCCGTCCTGTTTGGCGGCTGCTCCACGGAATATGAGGTGTCCCTTCAGTCGGCCAGCGCAGTGCTGAAGGCCATCAACCCCGATAAGTACCAAGTGTTTCCCCTGGGTATCACCCGAGAAGGCGAATGGTTTCTCTACAGCGGACCCTTGGCAGGCATCCGGGAGAACCGTTGGTGGAGGGATGAAAAACATCTGGAGCGGGCCGTTCTGTCTCCCGACAGACACACTCACGGACTTACGGCCGCGGGGCGGGAGATTCGGCTGGACGGCGTTTTTCCCGTTCTTCACGGCAAAAACGGCGAGGACGGCACGGTGCAGGGTCTGGCGGAACTTGCGGGTATCCCCGTTATCGGCTGCGACCTTTTGAGCTCCGCTCTTTGTATGGATAAAGCATTCGCCCATGAAGTGGTGGAAAGGGCGGGCATTCCAGTTCCGGCATCGGTGGTGCTGCATGAGGACGATTGGCGGGAACGGCTGCCTGAAATCGAGGGGATGGCTTATCCCTTGTTTATCAAGCCGTCCCGTTCCGGTTCCTCCATTGGGATTACCCGGGTGGAGGAGGAGAACGGACTTGTTCCCGCCATCCAGGAAGCCTTTATCCACGACAACAAGGTGCTGGTGGAGGCTGCGGTGAAGGGGTTTGAGGTGGGTTGCGCCATTTTGGGCGGCCGGGAACTCGTTGTGGGCGAGGTGGATGAGATCGAGCTTACCCATGGTTTTTTCAACTATGGCGAAAAATACACCCTGGCAACCTCCAGAATCCACACCCCAGCCCGGCTGGAGAAATCGGTCCGGCAGCATATTCAGCGAATGGCGGAAAGAATCTATCGGATTCTTGGATGCTCCGGATTTGCCCGAGTGGATCTGTTTTGGACCGGCAAGGAAGCTGTTTTTAATGAGGTGAACACCATTCCGGGCTGCACGGAACACAGCCGGTATCCGGCCATGATGAAAGCGGTGGGCCTCGACTTTCCCGCCATGATTGAAAAGCTGATCGCTGTCTCCCTGGAGGAGAGCCATGCGGGCTAG
- a CDS encoding Fur family transcriptional regulator has protein sequence MNVLEICRQKLQEGGLRLTRQREQILAVMCEHQGEHLTREGISNLVQQEYPSVGKATVYRTITVFEKLGIVSRNNLDERVRYELADPAQAHEHHHMICLACGKIAEMRGDFLETQEQILLRDYGFHVVNHQLKFYGYCRDCAKEQEL, from the coding sequence ATGAATGTACTGGAAATCTGCCGTCAGAAATTGCAGGAGGGGGGTCTGCGCCTGACCCGGCAAAGGGAACAGATCCTCGCCGTCATGTGTGAACACCAGGGGGAGCATCTCACCAGGGAGGGGATATCCAATCTGGTTCAGCAGGAATATCCCTCCGTGGGCAAGGCCACGGTGTATCGCACCATCACGGTTTTTGAGAAGCTGGGCATCGTATCCCGCAACAATTTGGACGAGCGGGTGCGCTATGAGCTTGCCGATCCCGCGCAGGCCCATGAGCATCATCATATGATCTGTTTGGCCTGCGGCAAGATTGCAGAAATGCGGGGAGACTTTTTGGAGACCCAGGAGCAGATTCTTCTCAGGGACTATGGATTTCATGTGGTGAACCATCAGCTCAAATTCTATGGGTACTGCCGGGACTGTGCAAAGGAGCAGGAACTATGA